CAAAAAGACACCTTATATCCGCAAGTAGAGTTAGACACCTCTATGGGTAAAATAGTGGTTGAGTTAGATCGCACTCGTTCACCGCTGACCGTAGATAACTTTTTAACCTATGTGGTGAAAGGCGAATATGACAATACTATTTTTCATCGCGTAATTAGCGAATTTGTCGTTCAAGGAGGGGGATTAACCGCTAAATTAGAAGAGCGCCCTTCACTGGCGCCAATAGTGAATGAATCCGGTAATGGTTTATCTAACTTGCTTGGCACCATTGCAATGGCTCGAGATAACGATCCTCATTCCGCCACCCGACAGTTTTACTTTAATCTGGGTGACAATAAGAAATTAGATCCTTCTAAACGTCGCTGGGGCTACACCGTTTTTGGTGAGGTTACTCAAGGAATGGATGTGTTAGAAGCCATTTCATTGGTTCCCACAGAACATAACCACACTCTAAACTGGCCAGATTTCCCGGTAAAGACCGTCATGCTAAAAAAAGCCACTTTATTGGCTCGCTAATTTCCTGCTATTCATCTATACCTACCGATGGTAATGCTAGCGCATACTATCGGTAAGGGCTCTATTCTCCACTCGTTCGATTAACTAATACCTAAACTAATACTATTATGCCAAAGCAATAATACATGACTAACATCAAGACGAATGCCGGCATCATTGAACGCTAACCAAAACTATTATCTTTTGTTCAATATGATAATGTTATTACCCCTACATTTTTACTAGCTTACAAATCAATGAAGTAGCACTATAGAATGACAAAATGACACTTTATTTCACGCTCACAGCTCCAACAACCTCATTAACGTCTATACTCTATTTTACCCCTCCACCCAGTTAGCTGCACAACTCTTGGCAACCGCATTTCGAATACTCAAGGACGCATTTATGATGACGGCTAATGATTTCATTGAAACTAAAGCCCCACAGCTTGCCTATTTCGGCAAAGCTTTTTTAGACAACCAATTAGATTACAAAGAAATACAACTGTATATGTGGGATGTATTAGAAGAATGGCAATGTATATCCAACAATCCCAATCAATTAACCGAACAACCTAGCGACACTGAAAAAGTGTTTTGGCACTTATTGTACTGTTTCGATCATTGGTCTGGCTGGGCAATTAAAGGTAATCA
This region of Shewanella livingstonensis genomic DNA includes:
- a CDS encoding peptidylprolyl isomerase is translated as MLKWLATCLLLLTSLSTNAAVDIQKDTLYPQVELDTSMGKIVVELDRTRSPLTVDNFLTYVVKGEYDNTIFHRVISEFVVQGGGLTAKLEERPSLAPIVNESGNGLSNLLGTIAMARDNDPHSATRQFYFNLGDNKKLDPSKRRWGYTVFGEVTQGMDVLEAISLVPTEHNHTLNWPDFPVKTVMLKKATLLAR